In one Pseudomonadota bacterium genomic region, the following are encoded:
- a CDS encoding cobyrinate a,c-diamide synthase yields MKRLLISGTKGGVGKTTVILGLLAALKKRGIDVAPFKVGPDFVDPGHHVRVTGKNSVNLDGWMLSKPYNLGCFRKYSENADVAVVEGFMGLFDGYDGKSESGSSAQIAKWLELSVILVVDAGNMARSVAALIRGFEDFDHSLSFAGVIFNKVGSNKQLQYLKDSLEDNVKMPCLGGVLYDREIAIPKRHLGLTTLHDNRLSDKDIEKLANIVEKNIDIDKLLESLPDKKLGSPTSDEMPLNVEKIKPVVRIAMARDDAFCFYYKDNLDNLEAAGAELVYFSPLKDGRLPENIDGIYFCGGYAELFAAQLSNNSGLRRAVRERSLEGMPIYGECGGFMYLCRELYNADGNIYPMTGCFPFSTRMLSHLRTVGYREIKLKRDTVVGKSGQTVRGYEFHYSELSDIDVNIENIYSVSGLFGQKNVPEGFLINHTIGSYINLHLGGTPEAAKEFINSCLEYQKERMVKQ; encoded by the coding sequence ATCAAGAGATTACTTATATCCGGAACAAAGGGTGGAGTTGGAAAGACAACCGTTATTCTTGGGCTTTTGGCTGCACTTAAAAAACGGGGAATAGATGTTGCCCCTTTTAAAGTAGGTCCTGATTTTGTAGATCCGGGACATCATGTCAGAGTTACAGGCAAAAACAGTGTGAATCTTGACGGATGGATGTTATCAAAACCGTATAATTTGGGGTGTTTTAGAAAATATTCCGAAAATGCGGATGTTGCTGTTGTTGAAGGATTTATGGGCCTCTTTGATGGATATGACGGAAAAAGTGAGTCAGGTTCTAGTGCTCAAATAGCAAAATGGCTGGAGCTTTCTGTCATACTTGTTGTTGATGCAGGAAACATGGCAAGAAGCGTTGCTGCGCTCATACGAGGTTTTGAAGACTTTGATCATAGTTTGTCTTTTGCAGGTGTTATTTTCAATAAGGTTGGGAGTAATAAGCAACTGCAATATTTGAAAGACTCTTTGGAAGATAATGTAAAAATGCCGTGTCTGGGGGGTGTTTTATACGACAGAGAAATTGCAATTCCTAAACGGCATTTAGGTTTAACAACACTTCATGACAATCGATTATCTGATAAAGATATTGAAAAGCTTGCCAATATAGTAGAAAAAAATATCGATATTGATAAATTACTGGAAAGCCTGCCTGATAAAAAATTGGGAAGCCCAACGTCCGATGAAATGCCGTTAAATGTTGAAAAAATAAAACCTGTTGTAAGAATTGCCATGGCAAGAGATGATGCTTTTTGTTTTTACTACAAAGATAATCTTGATAATTTGGAAGCCGCCGGCGCTGAGCTGGTATATTTTTCACCACTAAAAGATGGCCGTTTGCCTGAAAACATAGATGGCATTTATTTTTGCGGCGGGTATGCCGAGCTGTTTGCTGCCCAACTTTCAAATAATTCCGGCTTAAGACGGGCAGTACGGGAAAGGAGCCTTGAAGGAATGCCTATTTACGGTGAATGCGGAGGTTTTATGTATCTTTGCCGTGAACTTTATAATGCCGATGGCAATATTTATCCTATGACAGGTTGTTTTCCTTTCAGTACGCGGATGTTATCCCATTTAAGGACTGTGGGTTATAGAGAGATAAAACTAAAGAGAGACACTGTGGTAGGTAAAAGTGGGCAGACTGTAAGAGGTTATGAATTTCATTATTCGGAATTATCGGATATCGATGTAAATATCGAAAACATTTACAGTGTATCGGGATTATTCGGACAAAAAAATGTACCTGAGGGCTTTCTTATTAACCATACGATTGGAAGCTACATTAATTTACATTTAGGCGGTACTCCCGAGGCTGCCAAGGAATTTATTAATTCCTGCCTTGAATATCAAAAAGAAAGGATGGTAAAACAGTAA